In a single window of the Microscilla marina ATCC 23134 genome:
- the thrA gene encoding bifunctional aspartate kinase/homoserine dehydrogenase I, translating to MKVLKFGGTSVGSPESIKSVKDIVRQYQEGGQKIAVVVSALKGTTNALVEMGQKARLNDTTYQTILTNTENHHYDTIRTLIPVAVQSKLLSGVKVLFNEIGELLQGISLLRECSPRTLDMLLSFGERLSSLIVSEYLKIEGIQAVQVDARQLIETNDQYNKARVNTEATNQKIRHYFDALNGVAVVTGFIAATAQGDTTTLGRGGSDYTAAILGAALYAKEIEIWTDVDGMMTADPRVVKRAFSLEHLSYEEAMELSHFGAKIIYPPTLQPAISQNIPLRIKNTFNPDFAGTLIGQASAQGQFPVKGISSIAHIALLRVSGSGMVGVPGVSSRIFGALAQHQINIVLISQASSEHSICFAVAPEDAKEAKEVIEEAFSLEIQAKKVNKVSIEQDLSVVAIIGEHMRRMPGISGNLFTALGNNGINVVAIAQGSSELNVSTVIATKDLAKALNALHEAFFLSNTKTIHIFMLGAGLIGNTLLHQLHQQKEYLLQEQGININLVALANSKKMRFDENGLDISLSKDELLATGETSDTQAYINKMKALNLPNSIFVDCTAAHIAIDYYEDILKSSISIATPNKLANSADYLTYQRLKQAALLHGVKFLYETNVGAGLPVINTLNDLQNSGDKIHKIEGVLSGTLSYIFNNFDGSTPFSEIVKDAKNKGLTEPDPRDDLNGQDVARKILILAREVGWALEPDQVQVENILPQSCLDAASVEQFFDALEQANGVFQERVEQAAKEDKKLRLVAVLENGEAKVKLEAVDSTHPFYTLRGSDNMIAFTSQRYQSQPLVIRGPGAGADVTAAGVFAEIISVRHYLGQSSYKFNLSINKV from the coding sequence ATGAAAGTTTTAAAATTCGGAGGTACTTCGGTGGGTTCACCTGAGAGTATCAAAAGTGTAAAAGACATTGTACGCCAATACCAAGAAGGCGGACAAAAAATCGCAGTAGTTGTTTCCGCCCTCAAAGGAACGACGAATGCCTTGGTAGAAATGGGGCAAAAAGCCCGTTTGAACGACACCACCTACCAAACGATTTTAACAAACACTGAAAACCATCACTACGATACCATCCGAACGCTTATTCCTGTGGCAGTGCAAAGCAAACTTTTGTCAGGCGTAAAGGTGCTGTTCAACGAAATAGGTGAGCTGTTACAAGGAATTTCATTGCTTCGCGAATGTTCGCCCCGCACCTTGGACATGCTGCTAAGTTTTGGCGAACGTCTTTCGTCCTTGATTGTGAGCGAGTACCTCAAAATAGAGGGCATTCAAGCGGTGCAGGTAGATGCCCGACAACTCATAGAAACCAACGACCAATACAACAAGGCAAGGGTAAACACCGAAGCAACCAACCAAAAAATACGTCACTACTTTGATGCCCTCAACGGGGTGGCAGTAGTGACTGGATTTATAGCAGCTACTGCTCAGGGCGATACTACTACCCTTGGGCGAGGTGGCTCTGACTATACGGCGGCTATCTTAGGGGCTGCATTGTATGCTAAAGAGATAGAAATATGGACAGATGTAGACGGCATGATGACTGCTGACCCACGCGTAGTGAAACGGGCTTTTTCGCTAGAACACTTGTCTTACGAAGAGGCCATGGAATTATCTCACTTTGGGGCAAAAATCATTTACCCTCCTACCCTGCAACCTGCCATTTCTCAAAATATTCCATTAAGAATAAAGAATACTTTTAACCCCGATTTTGCTGGCACACTCATTGGTCAGGCAAGTGCACAAGGACAGTTTCCAGTCAAAGGAATATCGTCTATAGCACACATTGCTTTATTGCGAGTAAGTGGCAGTGGTATGGTAGGGGTACCTGGAGTATCGTCGCGTATCTTTGGAGCGTTGGCCCAGCATCAGATCAATATAGTATTGATTAGTCAGGCTTCATCTGAGCATTCTATTTGCTTTGCAGTAGCTCCTGAAGACGCTAAAGAAGCTAAAGAGGTGATAGAGGAAGCTTTTTCACTTGAAATTCAAGCCAAAAAGGTCAATAAAGTTTCTATCGAGCAAGACTTGTCAGTGGTGGCAATTATAGGCGAGCACATGCGCCGTATGCCGGGTATTTCGGGCAACTTGTTTACTGCATTGGGCAACAATGGTATCAATGTGGTGGCTATAGCGCAGGGTTCGTCTGAACTAAACGTATCTACGGTCATTGCCACCAAAGATTTGGCGAAAGCCCTCAATGCTTTGCATGAGGCTTTCTTTTTGTCGAACACCAAAACCATTCATATATTTATGTTAGGGGCTGGTTTGATCGGCAATACATTGCTGCACCAATTACACCAACAAAAAGAGTATTTGTTGCAAGAACAAGGCATCAATATTAACCTGGTAGCCCTTGCCAACTCTAAAAAAATGCGCTTTGATGAAAATGGGCTGGATATTTCTCTGAGCAAAGATGAGCTGTTGGCCACTGGCGAAACATCTGATACACAAGCTTATATCAATAAAATGAAAGCGCTCAACCTGCCCAACAGCATTTTTGTAGATTGTACTGCAGCCCATATCGCCATTGACTACTACGAAGACATTCTCAAATCCAGTATCTCAATCGCTACGCCTAACAAGCTTGCCAACTCAGCCGACTACCTTACTTACCAAAGGCTAAAGCAAGCAGCTTTGTTGCATGGGGTCAAGTTTTTGTACGAAACCAATGTAGGGGCTGGGCTTCCGGTAATCAATACCCTGAATGACCTACAAAACAGTGGAGACAAAATACATAAAATAGAAGGGGTATTATCGGGTACACTTTCTTATATCTTCAACAACTTTGACGGAAGTACCCCATTTAGTGAAATAGTAAAAGACGCTAAAAATAAGGGGTTGACTGAACCTGACCCTCGTGATGATCTCAACGGACAAGATGTGGCACGTAAGATTTTGATTCTTGCCCGCGAAGTAGGTTGGGCACTTGAGCCAGACCAGGTACAAGTAGAAAATATTTTGCCGCAAAGTTGTTTGGATGCAGCTTCGGTAGAACAGTTTTTTGATGCGCTGGAGCAAGCGAATGGAGTTTTTCAGGAAAGGGTGGAACAAGCAGCCAAGGAAGACAAAAAACTACGCCTGGTAGCGGTGCTTGAAAACGGTGAAGCCAAAGTAAAACTGGAGGCAGTAGATAGTACCCACCCTTTTTATACTTTACGAGGCAGCGATAACATGATTGCTTTTACTTCGCAACGTTATCAAAGTCAACCTTTGGTCATTAGAGGACCAGGCGCAGGAGCCGATGTAACAGCGGCAGGAGTGTTTGCCGAAATCATAAGCGTGCGTCATTATTTGGGACAAAGCAGCTATAAGTTTAACCTCAGCATCAACAAAGTATAA
- the recQ gene encoding DNA helicase RecQ, with the protein MLVQESEKILKDYFGYSRFRPLQKEIISAILEGKDVFALMPTGGGKSLCYQVPALMFNGLCVVVSPLIALMKNQVAALAQYNIPAAYLNSTQSNEAQELIENKCFNKEIKLLYVSPEKLTSETFLNFLKIIQVSMFAIDEAHCISAWGHDFRPEYSKLSKIKEFFPTKPMVALTATADTITRQDIINQLQLTDYELFTASFDRPNIRMNVTTGFHRIERIIRFLNSRPNQTGLIYCLTRQETEEMSKKLQEAGFAARCYHAGLNSKERSQVQHGFLNDEVHIVCATVAFGMGIHKNNVRFVIHYNMPRNLESYYQEIGRAGRDQEISDVILFYSFKDVIHWRTLIAESKTNHELDNNQLKMAKLARMQQYAEASICRRRILLNYFGEAVHEDCGNCDVCRKPRSRFDATLLAKKALSACIRLKEAVQMPTLIDVLRGNKTALIAEQGYDEIKTFGSAANVSYPEWKDYLQQMINLGIFDIAYDDNFVLKRGALSAKVLYEDYIVELALPEFDFSRKGDQPRSKPEMLYEELFEKLRILRQEVATAHDIPAKEVFNDYTLSELAKGRPTTLVNMEMISGVTPPKAEQFGRDFLKLIREFLIEQYHNGEKVEGALYLITYKFYEQDLNPEDIAKEQNLPLTDIYEHLVQLYELGHEVELLKFISRQELDQILSTVRLKGSEVKPEEIIAHFEGEYDPFKLKIAWAVYQKMQEGE; encoded by the coding sequence ATGCTTGTTCAGGAATCAGAAAAAATACTTAAGGACTATTTTGGGTATTCCCGATTTCGCCCTTTGCAAAAAGAAATTATCAGTGCTATTCTGGAAGGTAAAGATGTATTTGCCCTGATGCCTACTGGAGGAGGGAAGTCACTTTGTTATCAAGTACCTGCACTGATGTTCAACGGGCTTTGTGTAGTAGTGTCCCCCTTGATTGCCTTAATGAAAAACCAAGTGGCAGCCCTTGCCCAATACAATATTCCGGCGGCTTACCTCAACAGTACCCAGAGTAACGAAGCACAAGAGTTGATTGAGAACAAGTGTTTTAATAAAGAAATCAAGTTACTTTATGTTTCCCCCGAAAAGCTCACCTCAGAGACTTTTCTCAATTTTCTTAAAATTATTCAGGTCAGTATGTTTGCCATTGACGAAGCGCATTGCATTTCTGCCTGGGGGCACGACTTTCGCCCAGAATATAGTAAACTAAGTAAAATCAAAGAGTTTTTTCCTACCAAGCCCATGGTGGCACTTACCGCCACCGCCGATACCATTACCCGGCAAGACATTATAAATCAATTGCAACTGACCGATTATGAGCTGTTTACGGCATCATTTGACCGTCCTAATATTCGGATGAATGTGACTACTGGTTTTCACAGAATAGAGCGCATCATTCGATTTTTGAACAGCCGCCCCAACCAAACAGGGTTGATTTATTGCCTTACCCGGCAAGAAACTGAAGAGATGAGTAAAAAGTTGCAGGAAGCAGGCTTTGCTGCGCGTTGTTACCACGCTGGGCTTAATAGCAAAGAGCGGAGTCAGGTACAACACGGTTTTCTCAATGATGAGGTACACATTGTATGTGCTACGGTGGCTTTTGGCATGGGCATTCATAAAAACAATGTACGTTTTGTTATTCATTACAATATGCCACGCAACCTGGAGAGCTATTATCAAGAGATTGGGCGTGCCGGGCGAGATCAGGAGATAAGCGATGTGATTCTGTTTTACTCTTTCAAAGACGTGATTCACTGGCGTACCTTAATTGCTGAAAGCAAAACCAACCACGAACTGGATAACAATCAGCTAAAAATGGCAAAGCTTGCCCGTATGCAGCAATATGCCGAGGCAAGCATTTGCCGACGTAGAATTTTATTGAATTACTTTGGGGAAGCGGTTCATGAAGATTGTGGCAATTGCGATGTATGTCGCAAGCCTCGCAGCAGGTTTGACGCCACATTATTAGCAAAAAAAGCGTTGTCAGCATGTATCAGACTCAAAGAAGCCGTGCAAATGCCTACTTTGATTGATGTGTTGCGAGGCAATAAAACTGCCTTGATTGCCGAACAGGGCTACGATGAAATAAAAACCTTTGGCTCGGCGGCAAATGTCAGTTATCCCGAATGGAAAGATTATTTACAACAAATGATTAACCTGGGTATTTTTGACATAGCCTATGATGACAATTTTGTGTTGAAACGGGGAGCTTTGAGTGCTAAGGTGTTGTATGAAGACTACATAGTGGAGCTGGCGCTACCTGAGTTTGATTTTAGCCGCAAAGGTGACCAACCCCGCAGCAAGCCTGAGATGTTGTACGAAGAGTTGTTTGAAAAACTACGCATTTTAAGGCAAGAAGTAGCTACTGCCCACGATATACCTGCCAAAGAGGTGTTCAATGATTATACATTGAGCGAACTTGCCAAAGGGCGCCCCACGACACTTGTCAATATGGAAATGATTTCGGGGGTAACCCCTCCAAAAGCGGAGCAGTTTGGCAGAGATTTTCTGAAGCTCATTCGTGAGTTTTTGATAGAACAGTACCATAATGGCGAAAAGGTAGAAGGGGCGTTGTATTTGATTACTTACAAGTTTTATGAGCAAGACCTAAACCCTGAAGACATTGCTAAAGAGCAAAATTTACCTCTGACAGATATTTATGAGCATTTGGTGCAATTGTATGAGCTGGGGCACGAGGTAGAATTATTGAAGTTTATCAGTAGGCAAGAACTTGACCAAATTTTGTCTACAGTAAGGCTCAAGGGGAGCGAGGTAAAACCAGAAGAGATTATCGCCCATTTTGAGGGTGAGTACGACCCCTTCAAACTTAAAATAGCCTGGGCAGTTTACCAAAAAATGCAGGAAGGAGAGTAA
- a CDS encoding DUF7832 domain-containing protein, with the protein MAVNKESEELIYDRAKHHFMGKFPNILPIEQAYVHIGMFLGWILEHNMYSELFEDEAGHQIIRFKEREITASILSAMWDGYLGEDLFNNEGNEFSKSYYQSGEYKKDYEELLASSLPSFYHVEDTWENYHKIAERITERYDRWKSSPKT; encoded by the coding sequence ATGGCAGTAAATAAAGAATCAGAAGAATTAATTTACGATCGTGCCAAGCATCATTTTATGGGTAAGTTTCCCAACATTTTACCTATAGAGCAAGCTTATGTTCATATCGGCATGTTTTTGGGCTGGATATTGGAACACAACATGTACAGCGAGTTGTTTGAAGACGAAGCAGGGCACCAAATCATTCGTTTCAAAGAACGCGAAATTACTGCCTCTATACTAAGCGCTATGTGGGATGGTTATTTGGGTGAAGATTTGTTTAATAACGAAGGGAATGAGTTTTCGAAAAGCTACTACCAGTCAGGAGAATACAAAAAAGACTATGAAGAGCTATTGGCTTCGAGCCTGCCCTCTTTTTATCACGTAGAAGATACCTGGGAAAACTACCACAAAATAGCTGAGCGAATCACTGAACGTTATGACAGATGGAAATCTTCGCCTAAAACTTAG
- a CDS encoding heme exporter protein CcmB produces the protein MLLREIQILVKKEALLEWRERYALNGLLLYIVSTVMITYLSFNLKQAVLSPPTWNTLFWIILLFTAINAVAKSFMQERQGRLLYYYTLVSPQGIILSKIIYNSLLMLVIALIGFATYALVLGNPVQDTGLFIFNMLLGGIGFSSTLTMVSSIAAKANNNATLMAILSFPVILPMLLMLIKTSKNAMDGLARSASFDEILTLIAINMIVATVSFILFPYLWRG, from the coding sequence ATGCTACTTAGAGAAATACAAATACTTGTCAAAAAGGAAGCCTTGTTAGAATGGCGGGAACGCTACGCCCTTAATGGCTTATTGTTATATATTGTAAGTACAGTCATGATTACCTACTTGAGCTTTAACCTCAAGCAAGCTGTACTCTCCCCTCCTACCTGGAACACCCTCTTTTGGATCATTCTTTTGTTTACAGCTATTAATGCGGTAGCCAAAAGTTTTATGCAAGAACGTCAAGGCAGGCTCCTTTATTATTATACTCTGGTAAGTCCACAAGGCATTATTTTATCCAAAATCATTTATAATAGTTTGTTGATGTTGGTCATTGCCCTCATTGGCTTTGCTACCTATGCCTTGGTATTGGGTAACCCTGTGCAAGACACTGGGTTATTTATTTTTAATATGCTATTAGGAGGCATAGGGTTTTCGTCTACACTTACCATGGTATCCAGTATTGCTGCCAAAGCCAATAACAATGCAACTTTGATGGCCATCTTGAGCTTTCCGGTGATACTGCCCATGTTGTTGATGTTGATCAAAACTTCTAAAAATGCGATGGATGGCTTGGCAAGAAGCGCCAGCTTTGACGAAATACTTACCCTCATAGCCATCAACATGATTGTAGCTACGGTGTCTTTTATCCTGTTTCCATATTTGTGGAGGGGATAA
- a CDS encoding DUF6056 family protein — translation MKLPHLPQHLSPKQKKNAHYWMHLLLFGSNLIGLSYIFLVAYYNRLALDDYCELYMYQRHGFFTAVKIWYNQWTISVALKPITVFFINASKYIHSLWVYIILLTTLFIWVFYRLINTIQQTLNLQKQPWFNLQLSIFIFWVLFNSFFNPSTYFWVTASVGYCFTLTCFLQIITFLLSPPKPKVLSYFFTGLSALFIGNGSINLAFTLLILLGLLMLFLLFEHPWQVNKKQLVKKVCFVLVICLTGITVTLLAPGVYARKAMFPEISIAEAFRRSLGAIQVLSALIQDKLKYFLILLLPMVYVGTLFRTPHTQNDAKVTGWFLLGLPLLLIIIWVATLPTIYAIGSIGPLRSLTHLSLYIVCYVVSFGFLIGYQTMFSKKLAFVLACSSFFYLCVIGLKKIKDDVPQVAQYAKSYDQRMAYIKKLKAQGHTQKVVLPPLAQPNYTIIATDELSQSSNYWVNSCLQNALELKFELTERQTKK, via the coding sequence GTGAAACTCCCCCATTTGCCCCAACACCTGAGCCCAAAGCAGAAAAAAAATGCCCACTACTGGATGCATCTATTGCTTTTTGGCAGCAACCTGATTGGGTTAAGTTACATTTTTTTGGTTGCCTACTATAACAGACTTGCACTGGATGACTACTGCGAGCTGTACATGTACCAACGCCATGGTTTTTTCACCGCAGTAAAAATATGGTATAACCAATGGACGATCAGTGTAGCCCTCAAGCCTATCACGGTGTTTTTTATCAATGCCTCCAAATACATCCATTCTTTATGGGTATACATCATACTACTTACCACATTGTTTATTTGGGTGTTTTACCGCTTGATCAACACCATACAGCAAACGCTCAACTTACAAAAGCAGCCTTGGTTCAACCTTCAACTTTCTATTTTTATTTTTTGGGTACTGTTCAATAGTTTCTTTAATCCCAGTACTTACTTTTGGGTAACCGCTTCGGTAGGTTATTGCTTTACTTTGACCTGCTTTTTACAAATCATAACTTTTCTTTTAAGCCCTCCTAAACCTAAAGTACTCAGTTACTTTTTTACGGGTCTAAGTGCTTTATTTATTGGCAATGGCTCTATCAACCTGGCATTTACTTTATTGATCCTGCTAGGCTTGCTCATGCTTTTTCTATTGTTTGAGCACCCCTGGCAAGTAAACAAAAAACAACTGGTCAAAAAAGTATGCTTTGTGCTCGTGATCTGCCTCACAGGTATTACTGTTACCTTGCTGGCACCAGGCGTATATGCACGCAAAGCCATGTTTCCAGAAATTAGCATTGCTGAGGCTTTCCGTCGTTCTCTAGGGGCTATTCAGGTATTATCGGCACTTATTCAAGACAAACTTAAGTACTTTCTTATTCTGCTTCTTCCTATGGTCTATGTTGGCACTTTGTTTCGGACGCCCCATACTCAAAACGATGCCAAAGTAACAGGCTGGTTTCTGTTGGGCTTACCTTTACTGCTGATCATTATTTGGGTTGCCACCTTGCCCACCATATATGCCATAGGTAGCATAGGCCCCCTTAGATCACTTACTCATCTCAGCCTGTATATAGTGTGTTATGTAGTAAGTTTTGGTTTTTTGATAGGGTACCAGACTATGTTCTCTAAAAAACTGGCCTTTGTACTCGCCTGCAGTAGTTTTTTTTACCTTTGTGTGATTGGGCTAAAAAAAATAAAAGACGATGTGCCACAGGTAGCCCAATATGCCAAAAGCTATGACCAGCGGATGGCATATATAAAAAAGTTAAAAGCCCAAGGGCACACCCAAAAAGTAGTCCTTCCTCCACTAGCTCAACCCAACTATACCATCATTGCAACCGATGAATTGTCTCAATCGTCCAATTACTGGGTAAACAGTTGCCTGCAAAATGCCCTGGAGCTGAAATTTGAACTTACAGAACGCCAAACAAAAAAATAA